The region tcaccaaatttgaggttttgacgacaacgtaagaatgcaacagagaatctttcattctctgttttcactctgaaaccactcgtaccaatttctttttaggatacttcgcccatattgtaggacgtgaacgagattgACTAATCCCGAAAGACTTAtaatagagccaagttatattttgaggtgacgttttcgtcgaccgtcgtcgtcgtagatcttaaagtccctaatgtgTCAGGCACAGGAACTGATTTTAACGTCCTTGAACGTACCCTACCAATTTGCAAGATTTTCGGCCGAGCCATTGTTTTGCGTCTAGTGAAGAGGGCGAAGATTCCGAGAAGAACTGGTAAGGATACCTATgtttgataatgatgacagcgACTCTGAAGGTGACGTAGAGAAACGGGAGACTGTACCATACCTTGCACTGTCTTTATTGCCTCCGTTCTTCAGTAATCTCATATGTCGTTTTGAGACTTATCATTAACTGCTTCATACAACATATCGATgctctaaaattatattttccctATCATACCTGCGGTTGGGATGTTAGGAGCAGGTTAGGGACTGGGATTTCTAAGAAAACGTGCCACTGGGAATGGgattttgtccaaatttgaACTGGGAAATGGGATcgccatccccccccccctccccctcttcaTGAGGACGATTAATAAGCCGCTATGTAACCGAAAAGCGCTGTTTCTTTGAGGTTTTCAAGGTGTTACTAAAAGCAAAGTTTCTTGAATAAAGTGGCTTGGAAGCTAAATGCTTCTCCTCTGTAAACAATCATTCACAACAGTTATATATTGCTCAAGGCGTATATTCTTAGAAGTAATTTACTTTGGCAAGTACAGATCTAAAAGATATTTATGAAATGAAAGAATAAAGCTTGTCCCTTATCTATTGGATTAAAACAAGGTAAAGACCTTACTAGGAATATCCACTGACATAAATAGAcattttgaaaacatgaataaCAGTTTTTAAAGGACAATTCACTTTCTGACAAGTATAATTCATTCATCTATCAATATTTCCTTTACTGTCAACTGAtcgaaaattgaagaaaatgttacTGGTCCGAATTTTCTGAGAGTTAACATTCACAAAGAAAAATGTCAGGAACAAGTGAAGCCCAAGAAAGCGTCCTGTAATGTCAGAATACAAGACATAAAATTAACAAGATCTTTTTGTTTCAAAGGAATGTGGGACTGGTTAAATTGGCAGCTCAAAGTTGACCTTCATTTTCACACTTCGTGCAAGCTCAACAATATTGGAGACGCGTACAACCTggaagcaaggaaaaaaaaaagtcacgaTTTTTGCGTACTGTTTCAATCAATATAATTTAAAGAGGTTGTGTCACGCAAGTGCAGTTGATTTTGTGCAACGTTACCGATAGACCCTTCCCCAAAATGGTGGCAACGGATTTCAATGatttaaaattgaactgaatgaaaaactgatatcagaaatagaaagagcacccaGTAATCCTGCGAAGCTTCAGCGTATTACgtgttatatcagctgagaaaatgtaaatgtaaatttgacaaatttacagaaGTTTGTATGACTGTGGGTATACGCCATACCCCCAGTCaaacaaacgtctgtaaattgttcattttttatttacattttctcagctaaCAATACACCTGAtatgctgaaactttgcagggttaatTATTAAGTAAAGGTGTTCTTTCTAGTGCTGGTATACGTTTTTAATTTGAACctatttgaattttcggccgcCGTTTTGGAGAAGGGTGTATTATTCACCCCTACTCGCCATGCAACTTTAAAACAACACAACTCAAAGCTTcgtgttgaaaaaaatttccGTTGTGCATgcatacaaaatttaaattacacACATCAGAgataaactttaaaaaactgttaggctgaacagttttcaaaaattccaATCACAacccattttaatcttcttcagttttgaCCATCCCTGCCATCTTTGGTATTtactgttttattcaaacctttcttcaatgttttaagtagttatttttatgtttcgcttgatttggttgccagttccagtcgctgaatttggtTTAATTTCGTGACAGAGCCCCCTTAATGTTACCATAACgataatgatgacgacgacgacaatgATGCTGTTGAAGATAAACATCAACATAATGGTGTAGCAACTTCCCATCCGGAGATTCAAACCCAGTGGTTTCCTTTAGGCTTCCTCGCCATCAGCTCTTTAAATACTTCAAATATTATGCTCTGTACTGAGGCAAAagaataaacttgaacttgaactagTTAATGATCACATATCTCACCATCTCAGCAGCTTCCTCTAGGTCATCACAGGCAATAATTCTCAACCCACTGGCAGCTATTAGTGCCTTAGCATCATCTACTCGCGTTCCTaaagagcaacaacaacagcacacAAATTCTCTGAAAATCCTTTTTATCACATGCAGCATTGACTTAAGTTCAGCAAACATTTCTGGCTTGAACAATAATGACTGAGATAAGTtcataaagagaaaaaaacacttgCCGTATGTTACgttgtacagtgtacatgtagttgcacAACTGAGTCAAAGTACATGTTAATGAGCCTCAGCATTGGTTTAGAGCGCTTTCTgtttgtcagaactggctggcCACATCcacattcttctggaggagtataaaTAATCCTTGAAGTGTGTTCATTTCAATGCTTTGTAGAGTTAGCCCTTCCAAATGCATGGCCTggctggtcagttctgtcaaatggaaagcgtccttaaCTTGAGCAAATAATTGCAATGTCCCTAACAATGTTCACTGAGATGAGTccataataaaaaaagaacctTGTAGTCGAACAACAACAGGTATAGAAAGGTCAAGTTCCCTTGCTGCTGCAATGATTCCTTCTGCTATTATGTCACAGCGCATGATACCACCAAAGATGTTGACAAGAGTGGCATGAACCTACAAAAAGGAACGAAAAGAGAGTTTTCACATTGGCCAAGTAATCTGTTGCAAATTACTTGTACAGCGTATATGTTAAGTTGAAAAAAACTACGAGGGCTGGCACTATTAAAACGTATTCTAGTCTCGGTATTACGAAGCAACACAGTCTTGCTTCTCCATCACATacagtgtaataataataataataataataataataataataataataataataataatactttaatacttattgatgttaaaataaatagataaagtAGGTTAATGTTTCTAAGCAATATAGAATAATAATGACTTTACTAAATATTTAAGCCAATTACAATGACTTATTATTGTTCTCATGATGTCCATGGGAATGGAGAGACACCAAGGGAATACAAATGTATGTTCTTAGTCTGAAACAGTTTGCTGGCAGAGCCAGGATTTGATACACCTACTCTGAGACCAACAGTAATCTTGAGCCTCCTAGTTCTGTTCACAATGAATGTGTAAGGTCGTCGTCACATGGTGAGACTAGCAGTGTCCTGGGTCCGGTTGTTCCAAAAGCcaattaacactaatcccagattaaaagataaccaaggagtttattcctctactcccaaatgctgttcaatgctgatacATTGTATTCGGCACCACTTTGCATTAGAGGaagtaaaattgaaaaacaaaaaattaataagcaaaacaaacctgcaccataaagttgaaaaaatgaaatcaaagtttttgctaatcctggattaagtttatcggcttttgaacaaccaggctgAGATCAATGGAAGTTTGTATCTTCCACACTCCCACACCCCCGATTTTGACTGTTTCACTGCGAAAGACTAGAGAATAGCTGAAAACTAATAGCACTTCATTCTGCACAGTGTAGAGTCAAGAATTTATAGAGTCAATCGAAGTTGTGCAACCCTACACAATCACTGCATATTACTGTACACACAGGTAAATAACCTACGATAGTTACCTTTCAGGAAATAAGTCTACATGAGttccttttttgtttaaaagtaGGGCCAAAtaattttacatatttttacacatatttaatgttgcAAAAAGCCATTTTCTTTTACAAGAAATAAGAGTGTATCAGACCTTTTTATCTTCACTGATGATTTTGAAGGCAGCTTTAACCTGATTTATTGTAGCACCCCCGCCAATGTCCAGAAAGTTTGCTGGTTCACCACCATGGAGTTTGATGATATCCATGGTTGCCATGGCCAGGCCAGCACCATTTActgacaaaaacaataacaagcACAAACTTACATTAACTTTGTTCTGGGAATACAATGCAGAGCTGTAGATCTGTGAAACATTCTGCTGACAGCAAGAAAACGAACCATGTACAAAGTGATGTAGGCTCAGTCTCCAGCCGTGGGTGTCTCGGCTGGAGACTGAGCCTAAAAGTGATTAATGTTATTTAGCTTCCAATTCAGTTCCTTCAGTTGTGTGAGTACCATTTTGCTCAATGTTGAGCCCTATGCAAACAAGGCTTGCTACTGTACACTGTGTCAAGTCAGATGATATCACATCAAGCAAAGGGCCAGGGCTTGTCTTGATCACttaaaacccattgactccccgTGATTGAGACTTCACAGATTTTACGCTGTCTAACGCcatacaattttactcgtcaagtggCGGCATCTTAGAGTGCCTGagcagtcaatgggttaataagtCAAAAAATATGTCCTTggcattaacccattgacttctgtgaatgagacttaacagattttactctgtctaatgcaagacaattttactcatcaactgagGCCACCCTAGCCTCCTATGGTGCCGAGGGATCAACAGGTTAATACAGTGTACAATGTACTGTACATTGTAGATGTATATTCCATGTACATTATATTGACTTATGGAGAAGGTTAAGTACCTACAGGTATAATTATGATAACACTattccagtaaaaaaaaaaaggaataagaAATGCCTCCCATTATGATAATTAATGTAAATGTATTGATAACAAGTCATTTAAATTGAATCTAGTGTAAAGTTACATGTAGCAAAATTTTAAAGGTGTTACAAAACCTGAAATGAGCCGCATGGACTTTTTATTAGGTCATGTCATAAAATTTGCACCATGCAatatacaggtacatgtacaagtacaatgTCCTGTAATGACCAAGTTACGTCTGAAGATGGCTTGGTTCACATGACTTGTGCTTTAGTAGGAAAACAAAAGTTATGCAATTCTCAACTTCAAATGACTTGTGACTATGGTCCAATAGATCTTTTCCCTAGAGAGCTCTGTAATGTAAGTTACCGAGACACCCGATGCTTCCATCCAGACCAATGTAATTCAAGTTTGATTGCCCAGCCTCCACTTCTCTCTCATCCTCCTGCGACCAATCCTTTAGTGTGAACACTTCAGGTTGTCGAAATTCTGAGTTATCATCAAAAAGCAGCTTGGCATCCATACATACAACTGAAAAATGATTCAAATGATAGATTGCTTTTCATAGATTATTCTTACTTGACCAAAATTCCTCAACACTAATAATAGTTTTTTAAAACATACACAGGCGCACAGTctttcaacaaaagaaaaactgttATTGCCTCATCCAAAGGTGTCTTACTATTTGtaaaaaagataaacaaaagTGAATTAGGATGATCTTACCTCTACCCAGCAAATCTTCACTCATCGGATTAATTTCAATCATTGTCGCATCTCTTCCAATGAACAACTCATAAAGCCGAAGCATCCAGTCTGATGCCTGATCAATGCAAGCCTCACTAAAACCCATTTTTCTCGCAAACTCAGTGGCGTCCGCTTTCGACAGACCTAGGGGATAAAAATGATAATTGAGCAGCTAAATATCCACATACATTGTGATAAAATAGTTTTggtatttacatgtacagtgtacattgtACTCCCCTACACTGACAGTGCCACACTGacacagtgtacatgtattttatcaagAGCATGTAGATACATTGTGTAAGGTTGTGTGGCACTTGacagattaaaaaaaagaaaaggaactttatttactGTAAGTGTCTCCTGGTAGTCGTTATAGCGtcggagcactaattggggacactgtcaactgaaatcaacaaattaatgcaaataaaatcaaatgtgGGCTTTTGAGTAAAGGCGAAAACCAGAGTACTTGGTGGAGAAAAACCTTTTggaacagagtagagaaccaacaaacctAACCCACATAACATGACACCGAGTGTGGGAGTTGAACCCAGCCCACATTGGTGacaggcaagtgctctcaccactgcgccatccgtGCACCCATTAAATCAACATCATGAGTTTCAACCTCACAACCTGAAGACAACAACTTTTAACAAAttaagaaaggaagaaagatgATGCAATCAATATTGGATACAAACCATTCATGATATCAACACCCATTTTGACAATGGCATCAGGTGAATCCTTAGCCACTTGTTCAATATCCACTCCTCCCTGCTGGCTTCCCACCAATACTGGTCCCTGAAggaacaaaatggtcaaaaAATTAAAGAGGCACTTTCACAGTTTTGCGCATGTccttagcaaattgctttggttttgcattacttcactcaatgattgctTCATAgttctcacgccactttttcaaccaatcaaacgtgaaaccaaaaccaatcgtggctcatgTGTGctcattttcccacgctttgtg is a window of Montipora capricornis isolate CH-2021 chromosome 13, ASM3666992v2, whole genome shotgun sequence DNA encoding:
- the LOC138028291 gene encoding succinate--CoA ligase [ADP-forming] subunit beta, mitochondrial-like, producing the protein MAATFRALNCLRKLKAGSLRSQARLLPQILSAHGCQHQQTRDLSIHEHHSMKLLQEAGILIPKGGVAKTPEQAYEIASTLGIDSDSDMVVKAQVLAGGRGKGTFEGGLKGGVRIVFSPDEAKEMASRMLGKKLFTKQTGDLGRICNEVYICERLYARREYYFAIAMERAFKGPVLVGSQQGGVDIEQVAKDSPDAIVKMGVDIMNGLSKADATEFARKMGFSEACIDQASDWMLRLYELFIGRDATMIEINPMSEDLLGRVVCMDAKLLFDDNSEFRQPEVFTLKDWSQEDEREVEAGQSNLNYIGLDGSIGCLVNGAGLAMATMDIIKLHGGEPANFLDIGGGATINQVKAAFKIISEDKKVHATLVNIFGGIMRCDIIAEGIIAAARELDLSIPVVVRLQGTRVDDAKALIAASGLRIIACDDLEEAAEMVVRVSNIVELARSVKMKVNFELPI